The Nitrospirota bacterium genomic interval CATGACCGATGTGCCGCCAGGCACCTATAAACTCGTCATCTGGCATCCCTATATCCGTACCACGACCGAGCAAATCGTCACCATCGGCCCGAAGGGGGCCGTGCAGGCCAATATCGCAGTCCCGGCCCCAACCGGACGGCTCTACGCCAACGAGGTGATGGATCATGCCTATACCCGCTATAACGTGACCGAGGAAACGAAAAAGGAAATCGATCCGATGATCGATAAGCAGCATCACTGACGATACCAGAGCCGGATCGCGCCGACCCTGCTCCGTCAGCAGCCGTAGCCTGAGCGCCTGCGCTAGAACGCTATTAATCGATTCGCCGAGACACTGCTGGAAAGGGCGAGCTTGCTGTTGAGCTGGGGCACGTTCTCCGGGAGAACGTGCCCCCTCCCATTTCGGACCGCACCCTGCAAGGTTCACTAGGCACTCCGGTTAAATTTCAACTCATTCCTTCTTTCAGGCCATCACCGTGCTGAGCTATTGCCTTTTGCGACAGCAACTTTTCCATGTCAAACTTAGAGTACCCCATGGACCGGTCTCCCCTCTCTGCGCATTTCATTAAGCCCTCGTGGAACTCCAGTAATGAATGATTCCTTCGCGCTGATTCTCTGGCACGCCCTTCGATTTTTCTTGTTTGCAGGGGCATGGCGAAGATCAGAAGAGAAAGCCAGGGAGAAGGCAAGGAGGCGCGGGTCGCTGCCACTTCCTTACCGTTTATGGTGGCAGGAGTAAAATGGTAACTGCGCCTGGACCAGGTCATTGAGTTAGTAAGCAGTGGCTTTCAGGAGCAGCTCTCCAACGGTAGGAGTAGTCTGTCCCTCATCAACCATCTTATGTAATTTCCGCACGGCGACGAGCGGTCCACTTGCATTCTGTGCCCCATCTCCTTGCGTCTCCTCAGCATGGTCACGCAGAGATTCTAACGCATGCAAAATTTGCACTCATCGTTCAGAAGCGAGTGACCTCGCAACGTAAAGAAGCGACACTTTTCCTCGAACCTCTGTCGAATCCACTATATCGCGCAGCCGAAATGATAAGGCATGAGAGTTGCGTCCCCTTATTAAATCGTACTGTTCTCGGTGCGTATCCCCCTTGAACCGATAGAGTCATCGAGCAGGGGCAGGAGCGCACGAGGGACGACCGAATCGAGATGGTGTGTGCCACGAGCAAGGCAATCCTGCAATGAGTGAACTCGAACGAATAGATGTAGAGCCTCCCGATCATCTCTGTGAACAATGTGGCTACTCCAAACCTCGACTCGTGTTTGACCAACTGAGTTTGCTCTTGCTCTGCGAGCAGTGTCTGGAACGTGCGCAGCGGCTCCAGGCGTGGTCTTTACTTCGCGAGGACGAAACGGCATGAGGCGTGGATAGACGTCACGCACATGTTCCCCAGTTCAGCCCGGCTTATGAATCCCGGATTGCGGAGGAAGAGGCAACACTCCGCTGATTCATCGCTTGCCACCCCCGTAGCCGTAAACGGTCCTAATTACCGCCTCTTTCTGCTCGCGGCCAATGGGAGGGATGAGCAAGCGATGAAGGAATGCCTGCGAATTCCCAAGAGGTGCCAGGACGATCAGATTGTTCACTGGTGGAGAGCAACGATTTGCCGGTGAGGTGGTGCCGCTCCGCCCGCCGCTAAGTTTCAACGCGCCAGGTCATGAGAAACCGACGTTGGCCTTGTCTCTTTCACCGCATCGGCTAGGGAGTCTAATGCAATCTTTGCAGGTTGCGTCCCGGTGATCGGCCAGGCAAAGATTCGCGCAATGGTAGTGATGCCTTATTCGTGGTTAGTTTCTTTGTGAACTCAACGATATAGCAGTGCCCGACAACGAGTGTGCCGGCAAGGCATCAACGTTGCTTGGTCGATCGTCGGGAGGGACCGGGCTCATGCTCAATGACGGCACACCCATCGACCTGGTGACTCGATTGCGGACGATGAGCAGGGCTCTCGACCGTCTTGTTCCTGAATCCCCCATCGCGGCTTTGGAAGAGGTTGTCGAGAGGGCGTTGGAGGCGGTGGGGCGAGGTGAACTGGCTGAAGCGATAACTCTTCTTGAAGAGGGGGTACGGGCCAATCCGTTCTGGCTACGCGTCTATTTGCTTCTCGCCACTATCTATGAGTATACGCAGAAAGCTGAGCTGGCCATCGCGACAATCGAACAAGGACTGGCTATAGGCGTTAGCAGTCTTCGTTTATTCGGTGCCCAAGGATGGGGTAAGACGCTGGAGCGGATCAACGGCCCTGTCGCACACACACGCATTCAGAGTCATGTAGAACGACTCAGAAAATATGAACGCATGTTTCGGCATCGATTGGCGATGCTGCAGATTCGCTGCGGCAGTTTCGACGAAGCGATTGAACAGTGGTCCACGATCGAAGAGGAGCACTGTGCCTAAGGAAGTGTGCGCGAGCCAACGAGTCCACCAAATGTCCCGGGCGAATAGAGGAGACCCCACGAGTGAGCCATTTCCCCAGTCCGTCGAGCGAAGTCGAGGCACGAGTGGCTAAGTATTGTGACCGTTGTGCGCGCCGTTCCGTAACGCTGTTCTCTGACGAACTCACGTTGCAGGAACTCTGTCAGGATTGCTGCGACCGGCTAACACGTCGGCGCGAAATGGCTTCCCCTCCAGCGAAGCCGAAGAGGTGAGAGCGCCCTCCTGTCCATCATCTCGTGAGAGGGAGGTGTGCCGGTCATGTGACGGGGCCAGGTCCGGATCCATTCGCTCTCGCCCAGATCTCACGATCCGATTGCGTAGGAAAACACGTTGCCAAGGCTTCATCAAGATCGTATGCTCGCCTGAATGAATCACCTGCCTCCACCACAATCAGGCGAACGGTCGGCAGGCAGCGACTTCTGGACCGATCTCGCCCGGCTTGGGCTTTTGCTTAGCCTCGAAAAACGAGTCCTCGCCATTCTCGTCTCGTACGCCGTCGCGATCGGCATCTTTTCGTTGATCATTCCGCTCACCGTTCAAGAGCTGACCAATACCTTTGCCTACGCCATCGAGCCGATCATGATCGTGACCTTCGCCTTGGTCCTGCTTGTCGGGCTGCTCTTCATCGGCCTCTTTCGAGTGCTTCAAAATAGTGCCACGGAAACGATCTTTCAACGGCTCTATGTTCGCATCGCTTTGGCGATGACAGAACACCTACCACGCATCAGGCAAGAAGCGTTTTTACCCAAACAGGCCCTACGCTTTGTCGAGGCCGAGCTGCTGGCGCGAGCGGTTCTCGTCGTCCTCGTCGATGCGATCAACGTTCTGGTGTCAGGCCTGACAGGCATGACCATCCTCGCCCTCTATCATCCGAATTTTCTCTTCTACAACGTCTTCCTCCTCGGCGGGTTCGTGCTCGTCGCCGTCGCGTCGGGCCAGGGCGGAGTCCTGGCCACCAAGACCGTCTCGGACAAGAATTACGACGTCATGACCTGGATTCAGGACATCGCCAACAATCGGCTCCATTTCAAGGCCAGCCGTAGTGCACCGTTCTTAATCAGAAAGACGGACCGCCTGCTTGGCGAATATTTGGCCGCACGGCGGGCACGTGCCAACATTCTGACCTGGCGTCAGTACCGGAGCATTGTCGTCTGGGAGGCTCTCTGTCACAGCGGCATGATTGCCTTGGGGGGCTGGCTGCTGTCGGTTGCGCAAATCACGCTCGGACAATTTGTGGCCGCCGAAGTGATTGTCGGGACCCTGCTCCTGAACCTAGACACCGTGACCCGCCGGATCTATGCGTTTACCTACATCCTAAGTTCACTGGGCGAACTGGATCGCGTCTTTTCCCTGCCCAAGCACGAATCTTTCAGTGCCGGAGTCAGCACCCCTCTGCCGGATCCCGCGCTGTGCGGCGTCCATCTCACGTGCAAAGAAGTGGCGTTCGCCTATCCCCATTCACCACCCGTCTTCGAGCATGTCAATGGTGAAGTCGCTCCAGGGGAAAAGCTGGCAGTGCTCGTTCAATCCAGCACACAGAAGTCGACGTTGGCTCTCGTGCTCGCCGGTCTCTATCGGCCAACCTCCGGTGTCGTCCGGTATAACAATGTCGATCTCCGCGATGTGACCATTGATTATGTCAACGGAGCTCGCGGACTCGTGCTGGACTCGCAACCCACTCTGTTTGGGGGCACGCTGGAAGAGAACGTGACATTGGGACGGGCATTGATTGGTTTTGAAGATCTCCGGTGGGCCATCCGCTTCGTTGAGCTGGAGGACGAGATCGACCGGATGCCCCACGGGCTTGAAACTCGGGTTGAAGCAGGTGACACGCGGTACACGAAGAGCCAGATCCTGCGTATTCTGGTGGCCCGCGCAATCGTGACCCGCCCCCCGTTGCTGATTTTCGACGGAACCTTGCACAACATGGAACCCGGCCTGCGGCAGATTCTGCTCCGACGACTCTGCTCGAAAGATGAACCCTGGGCGGCAATCTTCGTGACGAACGATCCGTCCATCGGTGAATATGTCGATCGTCGGATCACGATCGGATGATGCCGTCCAGTCGGGTCATTC includes:
- a CDS encoding ATP-binding cassette domain-containing protein, which gives rise to MNHLPPPQSGERSAGSDFWTDLARLGLLLSLEKRVLAILVSYAVAIGIFSLIIPLTVQELTNTFAYAIEPIMIVTFALVLLVGLLFIGLFRVLQNSATETIFQRLYVRIALAMTEHLPRIRQEAFLPKQALRFVEAELLARAVLVVLVDAINVLVSGLTGMTILALYHPNFLFYNVFLLGGFVLVAVASGQGGVLATKTVSDKNYDVMTWIQDIANNRLHFKASRSAPFLIRKTDRLLGEYLAARRARANILTWRQYRSIVVWEALCHSGMIALGGWLLSVAQITLGQFVAAEVIVGTLLLNLDTVTRRIYAFTYILSSLGELDRVFSLPKHESFSAGVSTPLPDPALCGVHLTCKEVAFAYPHSPPVFEHVNGEVAPGEKLAVLVQSSTQKSTLALVLAGLYRPTSGVVRYNNVDLRDVTIDYVNGARGLVLDSQPTLFGGTLEENVTLGRALIGFEDLRWAIRFVELEDEIDRMPHGLETRVEAGDTRYTKSQILRILVARAIVTRPPLLIFDGTLHNMEPGLRQILLRRLCSKDEPWAAIFVTNDPSIGEYVDRRITIG
- a CDS encoding carboxypeptidase regulatory-like domain-containing protein, producing MTDVPPGTYKLVIWHPYIRTTTEQIVTIGPKGAVQANIAVPAPTGRLYANEVMDHAYTRYNVTEETKKEIDPMIDKQHH